A segment of the Nitrosospira briensis C-128 genome:
GATTTGCAGATTGAATAGGTTATTGCAGGACTTGTCCTTTTAGCCCGGATGTTTCATAAATTTGCGTGATGATTGCGCAGGATTTTGTTTCGTAGGGAGATTTTGTGAAAGAGTGGCGTAGTTATTCATACGCCCGACTGAACGAAATTTTCATACGAAACAAAAGACCAGCAAGGGCGCGCGTCAATTTATGAAACATCCGGGCTAGCTGGGGTCTATGGTGTCATTCCAATGATCAGCCGGTGGAGTTTTTCCGGAGCCGCTCATTTAGAAAAGTCAGTTAACCTTGATCTGTCTTGGGTATATCGTCCGGCTTAACGCGCTTTGCAATCCCAGTAAGTACCTCGGCAGTTGCTTCACGCATCAGATTGGTGATGGCATGAGTCAGCTTGATGCCCGCCTCTAGCTGGTTCTGTCCGACCGAGGCCATCTGCTGATTAAAAACCACGAGGGTGTCCTTCACCTGAGAACCAACCGCGGTTCCGTTGCGTTTGGCGTGGCCAATCAAATCCCCCAGGGTTTCCTTCACCAGTTCCTGAGCGGCGGAAGCGGATGCCTGTACGACGTCCAGAAAAAGTGTCTCAACACTTTCCAGTTCGGTGCGGGCGCGGGTAAGCTCTTCATTTGAAAATTTTTGCGCCCGGCCTGCAGCCTCCTCCAAAGCCAGTTTTGAAGCTTCGGCAAACTGCGCGAGCGCGGCATCCAATCCGGCGACCGCATCGCGTATGGGCTCCAGTATTGCTTGCGTCTGCGCAGGTGCTTGTTGCAATTTTTGCTGCGCGCCTTCACTCACTCCTTTCATCACCGCCGTCACGACTTTCCGTAGCGATTTCTGATCCTGGTCCTGCGTACTCAAGGCTTTCACCGTGAAATCCCGAACTTCTTCACGGACGTTGTTTCCATGCGCAATGCTGTTGCGCACTTTGGCCTCGAGCGCGGATGTGTCCGAAATTGTGTCAGGAGAAGCTTCACCGCCGGTTACGTTTTGCATGATAAAAACTCCCTAAGTGATGAAAAAATAGTGATCTACGCTGTAAGCCGAACAAGACCGCCCATATAAGGTTGCAGAATTTCCGGAATGGATACGCTGCCATCGGAATTTTGAAAATTTTCCAGAATCGCCACCAGCGTCCGTCCCACCGCCAACCCCGAGCCGTTAACGGTATGCAATAATTCCGGTTTACCTTTTTCGTTGCGAAAGCGCGCCTGCATGCGCCGCGCCTGGAATGCCTCGCAATTACTGCATGAAGAAATTTCGCGAAAGACATTCTGCTCCGGCAACCAGACTTCGATATCGTATGTTTTAGCCGCCGAGAAACCCATATCCGCCGTGCACAAGGTCATTACGCGATAAGGCAATTCCAGTTTCTGAAGAATCGTTTCCGCATGAGTGGTCAACTCCTCCAGTGCTTCGTAGGAATGTTGTGGATGCACAATCTGCACCAACTCTACCTTCTCGAACTGATGTTGCCGGATCATGCCACGGGTATCCCTGCCATAGCTTCCCGCTTCGGATCGGAAACATGGTGTATGCGCTGTGAGCTTGATGGGGAGCGATTCAAGAGCAACGATTCGATCGCGCACCATATTGGAGAGTGGAACTTCGGCGGTGGGGATCAGATACAGATCATCCCCTTCGGGCTGATAGGGCGAATTACCCGTGAACGCGTCTTGATAATTCTCTTGCCCCGAAAGAACTTCAACTGAACCCGTCTTTTTTCGAGGAATCTCGAACAGGTCCTCCTTGAACTTCGGCAACTGCCCGGTGCCCCGCAAGCTTTCCGCATTGACCAGATAGGGAACATATGTCTCGGTATAGCCGTGCTCCTGCGTATGCGTGTCCAGCATGAATTGCGCAAGAGCGCGGTGAAGCCGTGCGAGCGCGCCTGTCATCAAGCTGAAACGTGCGCCGCTGAGCTTGGTGGCGGTCGGAAAATCCAGCAATCCCAGACCCTCGCCTATGCTCACGTGATCTCTCACCATAAAATCGAATATGCGCGGGGTTCCCCAACGGCGTATCTCACGATTATCGGCTTCATTAATGCCCTCCGGCACGCTGCTATGGGGCAGATTGGGGATTTGCAACAATAGTTGCTGCAACGCGGTTTGAGTTTTTTGTAGCTGAGCTTCCGCCTGCCTTAGTTCGTCGCCAAGATTAGCCACCTCAGCAAGGATACCCGAGACGTCCTCTCCTCTGCTTTTGGCGTTACCGATCTGTCTGGAGGCAGCATTTCGCCGCGCCTGAAGCTCCTCCGTATAGGTCTGCAGATTCTTCCGTTCTGCCTCCAGGGCACTGAATTCCGTAGTGGGAAAAGCATAATTACGGGTGGCAAGAACCCTGGCCACATGAGCCAGATCGGTACGTAACAATTGAATGTCTAACATCCTAACTCCAAAAAACGTGTGCCGGACAATAACAGCTCTTATCCAGGCTTTTTCTTTGCCTGTTTGTCCAGTTCGCGCAGGTACGTCAGCCTTTCGGATATCTTACTTTCGAATCCCCGCGCGGCCGGTTCGTAAAATTTAATCTCCGGCATGCCTTCCGGGAGATAATTTTCCCCAGCGGCGTAGGCTTCGGGATCGTCATGAGCATAGCGGTAGTCTCGTCCGAAGCCCATATCCTTCATCAGGCGGGTAGGTGCGTTGCGCAAATGCTCAGGTACGCGGCGTGACTTGTCGCCGCCGATAAAAGATCGGGTTTTATTATACGCAAGGTAAGCGGCGTTGCTCTTGGGCGCACAAGCGAGATAAAGCGCCGCTTGCGCCAGCGCCAATTCCCCCTCGGGACTGCCCAGGCGTTCATAAGTCTCCGAGGCATCGAGCGCTACCCGTAATGCACGCGGATCGGCCAGGCCGATGTCCTCCACGGATGCTCGAATCAAGCGCCGCGCTATGTAGCGTGGATCGGCGCCTCCGTCCAGCATCCGGCACATCCAGTAGAGCGTCGCGTCCGGGTTGGAACCACGCAGCGATTTATGAAGCGCCGAAATCTGGTCGAAATACTCATCTCCGCCTTTATCAAAGCGGCGCTTGGCGCGGGAAAGCGCATTATGCACATACTCCGCTTCTATTTCCGCAATTCCCTCGGTCGCTGCCGCGGTTTTTATCTGCTCGAGAAAGTTGAGCAGGCGCCGCGCGTCACCGTCCGAATATTCGATCAATAAGCGTCTGGCGTCATCGGAAAAATTCAATCCCTGCAATGCGAGATATTCCGCTCGCTTGAACACAGTAGCAAGCTCATCTTCGGATAAGGCAGTGAGAACATAAACCTGTGCCCGGGACAATAATGCGCTGTTAACCTCAAACGAAGGATTCTCGGTGGTGGCT
Coding sequences within it:
- a CDS encoding DUF6781 family protein, which codes for MQNVTGGEASPDTISDTSALEAKVRNSIAHGNNVREEVRDFTVKALSTQDQDQKSLRKVVTAVMKGVSEGAQQKLQQAPAQTQAILEPIRDAVAGLDAALAQFAEASKLALEEAAGRAQKFSNEELTRARTELESVETLFLDVVQASASAAQELVKETLGDLIGHAKRNGTAVGSQVKDTLVVFNQQMASVGQNQLEAGIKLTHAITNLMREATAEVLTGIAKRVKPDDIPKTDQG
- the serS gene encoding serine--tRNA ligase gives rise to the protein MLDIQLLRTDLAHVARVLATRNYAFPTTEFSALEAERKNLQTYTEELQARRNAASRQIGNAKSRGEDVSGILAEVANLGDELRQAEAQLQKTQTALQQLLLQIPNLPHSSVPEGINEADNREIRRWGTPRIFDFMVRDHVSIGEGLGLLDFPTATKLSGARFSLMTGALARLHRALAQFMLDTHTQEHGYTETYVPYLVNAESLRGTGQLPKFKEDLFEIPRKKTGSVEVLSGQENYQDAFTGNSPYQPEGDDLYLIPTAEVPLSNMVRDRIVALESLPIKLTAHTPCFRSEAGSYGRDTRGMIRQHQFEKVELVQIVHPQHSYEALEELTTHAETILQKLELPYRVMTLCTADMGFSAAKTYDIEVWLPEQNVFREISSCSNCEAFQARRMQARFRNEKGKPELLHTVNGSGLAVGRTLVAILENFQNSDGSVSIPEILQPYMGGLVRLTA
- a CDS encoding replication-associated recombination protein A, which translates into the protein MTDLFGQREAAAPLAEQLRPHELKDVVGQSHLLGPGKPLRLAFESGKPHSMILWGPPGTGKTTLARLMARAFDAEFIALSAVLSGVKDIREAIERAQAVLQQSGRHTILFVDEVHRFNKSQQDAFLPYVEQGLVTFIGATTENPSFEVNSALLSRAQVYVLTALSEDELATVFKRAEYLALQGLNFSDDARRLLIEYSDGDARRLLNFLEQIKTAAATEGIAEIEAEYVHNALSRAKRRFDKGGDEYFDQISALHKSLRGSNPDATLYWMCRMLDGGADPRYIARRLIRASVEDIGLADPRALRVALDASETYERLGSPEGELALAQAALYLACAPKSNAAYLAYNKTRSFIGGDKSRRVPEHLRNAPTRLMKDMGFGRDYRYAHDDPEAYAAGENYLPEGMPEIKFYEPAARGFESKISERLTYLRELDKQAKKKPG